In Pyxicephalus adspersus chromosome 10, UCB_Pads_2.0, whole genome shotgun sequence, the DNA window actaaaattacgggctccagaccgcacatgtgcggggagccgggtccCACTAAAAATGGGAGAAACCTccctcatagtgacgtcatgatgccataaccccatctgaacacaacccgcccacttccctgagcctgggatttgtacgggggacatggtctgcggctctggccggtgtgtccccccagtggggtccttctcctgaccccgcttggggtggcgcaccggccagagccgcggaccactaaaattttcccGCTGACCACCAGTTGGTGTTCGCTGGTTTAAAGAACTAGATttaaagttgaaggaaaggacctccaaggttatgttttCTGGATtcttgcctgtgccatgcgcaacacaggaaaggcagagggagcttagacagctaaacttaagcttaagtcctggtgcaaaaaggaagggtttgggttcatagagcactgggctgacttttcattggggtacaatcTGTATTaggtttgcacctaaataaaagggggtctgctgtgctaggggaaatatttaggagattggtggagggatatttaaactaggacagagggggtagGACAGGTAAATAGgatggcagaaaggttagtcaggggtcagccactagtgaagggtggattggggatagttgggggaaagttattgataaatgtatggagcttcccatgttacaaacattggattgtgcagtactatttgtactgaaaaacaaaatgatatggcaaacaatgatggtaattATGCTAAAAGTAGCAATGGTTTTAAGAGCCttgagaattatgacttagttggcattgatgaatcctggctttgttcttcgcatgactgggctgtcagtaTTCCAGGGTATACTctttttcgtaaagacagagacaaacgaaagggtggtggtgtctgtctgcatgtgagaagtgatctgaaagtgaatgtgaaagaagaaattgcggatggaactaGCAATggggttgaggcattatgggtggagttgaatgtggggttgaataacacacaattaattattggagtctgctataggcccccagtgctaaggaagaaataggaaatcaactactagcacagatagaaaaagcagcaaaaagtggaagtgttttaatcatgggggatttcaactaacctgacattgactggagtaatggcactacaggaacagcaaaagggagggaATTTGTCAatataatacaagataattttagggtacagtttatagaagccccgaCTACAAATGATAcactgctggacctagttctttttaacaatgcagagctaataacaaatatgcatatacagttaggtccataaatatttggacagagacaactttttttctcattttggttctgtacattaccacaattattttaaatgaaacagctcagatgcagtcgaactgcagactttcagcttaaattcagtgggttgaacaaaaagattgaatacaaatgtgaggaactaaagcctttttttaacacaatcacttcatttcagggtctcaaaagtaattggacaaattgaaaagctgaaaacaaaatgttcatttctaatacttggctgaaaaccctttgctgacaatgacagcatgtcttgaactcatggacatcaccagatgctgggtttcctcctttttaatgctttgcagtggctttcagttgctgtttgtttgtgggcctttctgtccaaagcttagtcttcaacaagtgaaagcttgctcaattgggttcagatcaggtgactgacttggccgttcaagaatattctacttctttgctttaataaactcctgggttgctttggctgtatgttttgggtcattgtccatctgtattatgaaacgcctctcaATCAATTTGAccgcatttagctggatttgagcagacagtgcccctgattcatcaataaaatccgtgtTTTGCtgcttaagaatggcttgttgcacctgcatggagagctcctttgaccacatgttgtctgttcacagcaaaatcttctacatacaagcaAACCCCCtgcccccctcaaatcaacttcaggccttttatctgcctaattgataatgacataacgaaggaatggcccacaccagcccatgaaatagactttgagtcaattgtccaattacttttgagccccttaaatgaagtgattgtgtgaaaaaaaggctttagttcctcacatttttatgcaatctttttgttcaacccactgaattaaagctgaaagtctgcacttCAGCTGcatctgatttgtttcatttaaaattaattgtataattaatagtaatgtacagaactaaaattagaaaaaagttgtctctgtcaaaatatttatggacctaactgtaaaagAGAAACTTGGTAGCAGTGACCATTTTATGATTTAATTGAATATAAGCAGtacacaggaagcaaaaaaaggaaagataaaaacatttaattttaggagagcaaattttccaattatTAAGGGCGGCTGTCTCTCACTTGGAaagggagacaatattgtcctcaaagaacactgaacagaaatgggaatgtttcaagtctgttctacaaaagcacactgaaaatatattccaatgggcaataagtttaggaggctaaaattaaaacctttgtggctcacagctgatgttaaaaaagcaataagTAACAggaaaaagggcattccaaaaatataaaaatgaagggtcaccttcattgtttgaaaactataaagaatataacaaaagatgtaaaaaaagataaaatgtgcaaaacttcaaaatgaaagacagattgcaaaggaaagtaagaaaccccccaaattttttaaatttattaatagcaAAGAGATCAgatgagcatgtaggccccttaaagtatgtcgctgggttggtaactgggataaagaaaaggcagattaaCTAAAAACttcttttagctctgtgtacacaaaggaaatgtCAGATCTCAAGTCCAAATTCTTAAATTGCCTTTAATCAgttacaatggctcagaattgatatgattgagaaacagctgagaaaaaaaaaggttgacaaagcaccaggacaccatggattacatccacgtgtcctcaaagagctgagtttgtttttttcaaagccatatttctaatttttagagactctttagtcactggcaaggtaccaatggattggatggattaacatccatagttggaatgGTCCtacagagtttgataaagaaccacatagaggagtttctgctagaaaataagattataagtgatagtcagcatggcttcaaaaaaactgaagttgtcaaagaaatttactctttttatgaggaagtaagtaaacaggtagatagtggactagcagttgatatagtgtacttggactttgctaaagcatttgacactgtaccccacagacggtaaaaatgcaagttagggtcaataggtttcgaaaattcaatttgtaaatggatggagaactggcttaaagaccgcatccgagagttgtaattaatgattcatactctgaatggtctaaggttattagtggtgtatgcCAGgcttcagtgttgggacctttactgtttaacatccttataaatgatatagagtttgggattaaaagtaccatttctgtgtttgcagatgacatcaaactatgtaatggaattatgtccaaaacaggatgtctataatgtacaagcagacctggatgtactgttttgaTTAGGCAGCCaggtggcaaattacatttaatatagataaatgtaaaggtatgcacttggtggctaacaacatgcatgcttcatactgtctagggggaatacatttgggggagacAGAAAGGGAAATGGATCTGGGGGTTccagtagatcatagacttaataacaacatgcaatcccaagctgcaatatctaaagctagcaaagtattttctagtattaaaagaggaatagactgcagagatcaagacataatcctgcccctgtacaaagcattggtcagaccacatctgaaatatgccgtccagttttgggcaccagttcacaaaaatgacattgtagaattggagagtgcagagaagggcaacaaaactaataaaaggaatggaggagctcagctaagaggaaagattagctgaactgaatctattctcctttgagcagagacgtttaaggggggatatgatcaccttgtattaatatataaacggtccatatagaaaactgtcttccccattatttactttgagatcattacaaagaacaagagggcactctttgcgcaCCTACAACTAGTTTCAgcaactatagattgctttaagaaaaagctggatgtttttctagaagcacagaatataactgggatttaaggctttaaagtaaaaataacagtgattgttgatccagggaacatccgggggatatctgggatatgcttatttccctagtggttgaacttgatggacttatgtctacTACTATGTACCTACTATTtactactatatactatatactactactatatactactatgtacctatgtaaacattttattcaaacaaCTCCACTAAATACAGAGATCCAAATGGATGCGACTTTAAGCACATATTTCCAACAAACCTCTACACAGAGATAAAGTATATGAAAATTTTACAACATATTAAGTGAAAATATGGaattctttttaacttttactaCTATGCAAAAATGGTTTAGAGACCTTGATTAACAAATTTATTGGGCTAAATTCCTTAAAGAAACTTATAAAGCTACCAGATGCGAGAATCACTGGGACCTTTTTTATTGGAATTCCATTTTCCAAATGATCTCTGAGCTAGCTCTCACACAGACTTTGCCTACTCCAGAATGGGCACTATTACATATTACTATTGAACAGCTTCCAAACACAGTTAGAAAATAGTTATTCAAATACTTTTAATAGCAAAATTACACATTACTAGATTGTGGAAAGATAACCGTATCCCAAATCATATAGATATAATTAATGACTTAaatctttattgtgcatgtacTAGTTTCTATAAACACCTCATATGAGAATTTTCTTAGCAAATGAGATATTTGGTTACGACATCCACTATGTAAAGTCAAAcgataaatatttaatatgttacGATGGTACTATGTTGTTGTATCAGATTGAAATTGATTATTGATTATAGTTACGATAGGTTGGTAACCtatctagttattattattattattattaaatttgggcacttgagatttgggcacgtgaccagggtcctaacgtgaccttgcctgttgtttaaatagaagtgctttgggttctgattaaggaTTGGACTAGTTGGATATCTAGTTGTAATTTTCTTCCCCAAACtcgttttagtattttattttttcgtTCTTTATTATGAATTTTTCAATTTTACCTTGTTCTGTAATACCTGTAAGAAAAACTTTCATTAAAGACTAActgaactataaaaaatattttctacaacCTGTTCACTGTGATGTTAGTAATCACAATGTGCCACTTCTTGAGAGAACAGTCGTGTGGGCTTTGCTGGGCAATACATCTGAGATGGTCCAAATGTCTTGAATCTTCTGATACTGACACTGAAATTCTCTCATGGCCTGGGAGAAGCCGAGGCCAgaacgtgtttttttttattgtatgaagaTAGGAAGGTCCTACGTAGTTCAGATTTAGCCTTTTTAGTTGTTATATACCAGTTACAGTTCTTCCAAGCCTTGGATGGGATCTTATACGTAGAGCTTCCCGTGTACTTCTTGTGTTTGTCCTCTGTGATTTTTTGGTATACTTTGAGGCATTCTTTAATTTGCCAGAAGGTTCTTCAAGGACTAGGCctttcattttttgaaaaaatatctaccaGGACTTTTTGTTTGTGACTTGCTAGCCATTGTTTGCTGTTATGCCTACCCTGGTATACTGTTTTAATCATCCCAGTAAAATACTTCTTTTATCTTTCAATGAATGGATAAATTTACTTACTGTAAGTATCTTTACTTGGAATCCATTGAGGTATATAGTTCCCATCCCTTTGTGTTTATGGTCATGTTCTCCGCTAGGCTATCCTAGGTTAATCGtgagcttttaataaaaataatcaaattcacaaacatataaatatttttttgtaaacaaatattaatatttttgaaaactaTGTTGTGAATTTGTATTTAGAATCAGAGATTTCATTGTGACTCCTAAATCAGACTAAGAATCCCTGAAACACGTACAGAATTTACTACAATAGGATTGCAAATGTACAGATATATGCTAAGATATATATGCTTGGAGACgtgattttaaaatttgtattgaaataaGGTTCTGCTGGCACTTGAATATGTTTTTGAATTGTTAGGTATGatatgatgccttaaaagtctctaAGCTTCCTTCTTCCTGTTTGTATATATAGCCATGAGTTTTGTTTGACAGTGTCTGAGCCCCTTGTAGGGTGTAGAATATCCTGAAGATACAAAACTTACTGTGTGTTTCAATGGGCTTCAAGAAAAAGGTTTTTAGACAAGTACAAAACTCTCATCTTGCACTTTTTAAACAGATgtaccaaaatgttttaaatgttttatttacagatcaAAAGGGAACAAATCAGAGAACTTCACTGGTATGCTAATAAACCCTTTAGGCATACTTAACATAAGCCTTAACATAAGTAAATTTTTAGAATGACCCCATTTAGAGGGAGGGGATACAGCAGAAGCtcacacagaaaaacaaagaacTTGGAAATCCTCCTTCCACCGCACACATTAGACTCATGCCTCATGAATACATGAGTGTTGAAGAGTGTAAAAATATCTTCAgctaaaaatggttaaaaaagacCTGTCAGGAGGGCAGTTATTTTAGAAAGCTAGCTGTCTACTTTTAAACCTGCTTTGGTGTGAGAAAAACTGCTACACAAATGTGGTTTAGGAAATGTAAATGATTACACTTGATTGCACCGATAAATATGAATTGCTGCTAGCTTTGACATGTGCAGACAGCCTAGGATTTTCGGTTGCCCTGTGTGTCTGGTTTTCAGTTGCCCTGTGTGTCTGAAAAAGCACAGAATGGTGTGGGAGGTGCGATGAGAGGTTAGAAATATTCTGGAGACAATAAGAACACTTAGCACTGACAAAACCTACTAAAGTCTCGGTTAAGAGCTGTGCATGACAGGCCAAAACCACCAACTTCTACGTGCAAGGCAGTGGCCTGCCAAAGTCAGACAGAAATGTGAAGCAGTAAGCTTCCTGAAAAGATTTCAACATAATAAACTAGGtaaaaatatttgtggaaaaTGTAGCAAGTGATACAATatactacacattttatttttagacttttttttatacacatcaATCTGATCTCCTTAAACTACCCTTAATCAATCTTGCCCATTAGTGTAAACTTCTGGCAAAATGTCTACTACAATTTTAATGAAATCCCATGACCACTTTAGGTGCTACTGGCCCAAAATAGGTGGCACCTCAAAAGCCATTTTGTAAGGCTACCATGAACAGATAAAATGTATACCTGACATTGAAGCAAGTATTCTGTATTAGTTCCAAAGCAAAGAACATGTGCAGAATAATCAAGAACTAAGAGCCTTCCCTGGAAGTAATGCTGCCTCTAGAAATTGGACAATGGGAGCTTCATATTTGATGGTAGCTGTCCTGACAGGTCCCCATTAGGTTTCGTAGACTGTTATAAGTTCAAGGAGAGGGTGGGTAGATGCCCTTTTAGCACAGAAAAATGGCAGGGAAGTAATAAAGAACCATAGGGTAACATTGTGCCTTCACACTCAAACATCCACAACTACAAAATTACAGCGTAGTGCAGTACTTTTCAGGTTACCAACTAACTCTGTATGGCTTCAGTTCCTTGACTGCTCTCGTAGTGACATATATAACCTTATTTTCATCTAAACAAAAGATTTTAGATAGCACAGAGGACACTAATAGATCCAAGAACTgattatacaaacaaaaaaaaatattttaacaataggtCCTGGCCTTTCTTAACAATAACTTGCACATAATTTCTATTAGTCTGTCCCCAGGTGCCATCACATATGATGTTGCTGTCTGCCAGTAAATGGATTTCTCCAGTTTGAGTTTGGCCCTCCACTGTTCATAGATAGAAGGTCCCCTTtgaaaacaagtatttatttaGGATTTCAAGTAGTCACAAACAATACCAAAAATCGTTGTATCCCATGCTACAGAAAACATAACTGAAGAACATAAAActaacaaaaggtaataaataatttattatctaAACAAGTCAAGTTCTTCTCAAACTTGCAAAGCTCTTTCACTATTGTGGGTTCGCCTGTGTCGAACAAGATGTGCATCACGGGTGAACCGTTTTCCACACTCCTGGCACTCATAGGGTTTTTCCCCTGTGTGAGTGGCTTGATGCCTCATGAAGTGGGAGTAGAAGTTAAAACTCTTTCCACATTCCATGCAAATAAAAGACTTCTCCTTGGAATGGGTCTTCTGATGTCTGGCCAATGCCAACTGGGAGCTAAAGTTTTTGTTGCAAACGGGACAGTTGCATGTGGTTTGGCCAGTGTGGAGTTTTACATGCTGATTCAAGAGAGCTGCGTATTGAAAGCACTCACCACATTCCTTACAAGTGTATGGACTTTCTTTAGCATGGGTGCGCTGGTGACGAGAAAGGTGAGATTTTTTAGTGTAACTTTTGCCACACTGAGTACATGAGTGTGGCCTTTTCCGCCGATGCATTTTGGTGTGACGGGTCAGAAATTCATGGCTCTCAAAGCACTTTCCACATTCAAGGCAAGAATACGGTTTATTTCCCATGTGAATCTTGCGATGCCTGACCACATGTGCTTTTCGCCTAAAGTACTTTCCACATTCAGGGCACATGTAAGGCTTCTCTCCTGTATGAGTCCTGTAGTGGTCAACGAGTTGTGACCGGCTAGGAAATTCTTTTCCACATTCCGAGCAGACGCACTCATTGGCTCCTGCATGGACCTTCAAATGGTAGTTTAAAAGACTCTGGCTGGCAAAGCTTTTGCCACACTCTGGACAAGATATCGTGGCAATGTGGCTTCCCCAGTGTAACTCCAAGAGGGCCTCAAACCGAAAAGATTTTCCACATTCAGCACATGAGAATGGCTTTTCTCCCATGTGTACTCGCTGGTGCTTCTCCAGCTGTGACAGTACATTATAGCATTTACCACATTCTGAACAAGCAAAGCCGACTTTTTCTTCATATACTGTGGATGGGTTTTGAGAATTTTCTTCATCATTTGTTTGCATGTGGTTGTCATTGTCTTCGACGTCAGAACCAGAAGTGTTGGCTTTGTGTACTTTACGATGTTGTTCGAGAACATGTAAAGAATGAAAACACTTCCCACAGTCTGGACAGGCAAAGGTTATGTTTTCCTCATAATCTTCAGATGAGGTTTGAATTAGTATTTCTTCATGGCTGTTGGACGACGAGTTGtctattttatttgcatgcagGCTTTCCATATCAGAAATTGGCGGGTTAGCCCTGTGTATTTTACGGTGTTGGTTGAGGACATCTAGCCGGTGGAAGCACTTGGTGCATTGTGGACAGGGAAAGAGTTGTTTGTCTCCATGGATGCGTCGATGTCGCAACATATGCGACTTCCTCCGAAAGCCCTTTCCACACTCTGAGCACACAAATGGTTTTTCACCTGTATGAATCCTTCTATGGATCTCAAACTCGGTCTTACATGAATACTGCTTCCCACATTCGCAACAGATCAGAGGCTTTTTCTGATGGGACTTGGAATGGTGCATCAACAGATTGCTGTATTTGAAACacttgccacattctgaacaggaaAAGGGCTTTTCTGGATTGTCTGGTTCTGGTTGGGTATTGATAGAATGGGCCGAGTAATATTTGTAAGAGATCTCCTTAGCATGTCCTCTCAGGAA includes these proteins:
- the LOC140339395 gene encoding uncharacterized protein, which produces METNLSLEIQQDFQTMDKEKSNVTERILSLVFEILYLLLEEDYVIVKESGVHMKYSDTIQRPLVEPCPESQRNTSKKILEVTNKITALLTEEEWEYIEDDDDLEKEVDVKEGYMKKQKPRLQVSPTSSNEPVEFHPASVPVYISKDRGIITVSPHNSSFKVVQGSSNPTIVTATSSPREGFKLPEIYIHIPTDQVDYDSIPNNFTSYVPETFSSSDICKPVVIGGEMSRSSFQDKLRQTDFMTVKIKEEPTDWVEEHLREQEEEELMKHMPHRSENEPALYTESITGSNHVTGSYVATHIKQESNAYEQESYSQSQEHSDDNENFLSTGSVPTSANSHLDYVASCVKVEPEDEVTCEEDVIMNVANKRMSPASSFLRGHAKEISYKYYSAHSINTQPEPDNPEKPFSCSECGKCFKYSNLLMHHSKSHQKKPLICCECGKQYSCKTEFEIHRRIHTGEKPFVCSECGKGFRRKSHMLRHRRIHGDKQLFPCPQCTKCFHRLDVLNQHRKIHRANPPISDMESLHANKIDNSSSNSHEEILIQTSSEDYEENITFACPDCGKCFHSLHVLEQHRKVHKANTSGSDVEDNDNHMQTNDEENSQNPSTVYEEKVGFACSECGKCYNVLSQLEKHQRVHMGEKPFSCAECGKSFRFEALLELHWGSHIATISCPECGKSFASQSLLNYHLKVHAGANECVCSECGKEFPSRSQLVDHYRTHTGEKPYMCPECGKYFRRKAHVVRHRKIHMGNKPYSCLECGKCFESHEFLTRHTKMHRRKRPHSCTQCGKSYTKKSHLSRHQRTHAKESPYTCKECGECFQYAALLNQHVKLHTGQTTCNCPVCNKNFSSQLALARHQKTHSKEKSFICMECGKSFNFYSHFMRHQATHTGEKPYECQECGKRFTRDAHLVRHRRTHNSERALQV